The proteins below come from a single Oxyura jamaicensis isolate SHBP4307 breed ruddy duck chromosome 1, BPBGC_Ojam_1.0, whole genome shotgun sequence genomic window:
- the GGACT gene encoding gamma-glutamylaminecyclotransferase isoform X1 has translation MAPWVPLGTMARVFVYGTLKKGQPNYKHMINTAKGIAKYQGRGRTVEKYPLVIAGKYNIPFMLNIPGTGHHVAGEIYTVDDQMLQFLDEFEGCPDMYQRTTMRIEVVEWEGKSSAAGSSVMECFVYSTTTYQPEWVQLPYHDNYDSSGTHGLSYVLRESRD, from the exons ATGGCTCCCTGGGTTCCTTTAG gTACGATGGCTCGTGTCTTTGTGTATGGCACGCTTAAGAAAGGCCAGCCCAACTACAAGCACATGATAAACACTGCCAAGGGGATAGCAAAATACCAAGGAAGGGGCCGCACCGTGGAGAAGTACCCTCTGGTGATCGCAGGGAAATACAACATCCCGTTCATGCTGAACATCCCGGGCACGGGGCACCACGTGGCCGGGGAGATCTACACCGTGGACGACCAGATGCTGCAGTTCCTCGACGAATTCGAAGGCTGCCCAGACATGTACCAGCGCACGACGATGAGAATCGAGGTGGTggaatgggaagggaaaagcagcgCGGCCGGGAGCAGCGTGATGGAGTGCTTTGTGTACAGCACGACCACCTACCAGCCCGAGTGGGTCCAGCTGCCCTACCATGACAATTACGATTCCTCCGGGACTCACGGCCTCTCCTACGTGCTGCGCGAGAGCAGGGATTAA
- the GGACT gene encoding gamma-glutamylaminecyclotransferase isoform X2, with the protein MARVFVYGTLKKGQPNYKHMINTAKGIAKYQGRGRTVEKYPLVIAGKYNIPFMLNIPGTGHHVAGEIYTVDDQMLQFLDEFEGCPDMYQRTTMRIEVVEWEGKSSAAGSSVMECFVYSTTTYQPEWVQLPYHDNYDSSGTHGLSYVLRESRD; encoded by the coding sequence ATGGCTCGTGTCTTTGTGTATGGCACGCTTAAGAAAGGCCAGCCCAACTACAAGCACATGATAAACACTGCCAAGGGGATAGCAAAATACCAAGGAAGGGGCCGCACCGTGGAGAAGTACCCTCTGGTGATCGCAGGGAAATACAACATCCCGTTCATGCTGAACATCCCGGGCACGGGGCACCACGTGGCCGGGGAGATCTACACCGTGGACGACCAGATGCTGCAGTTCCTCGACGAATTCGAAGGCTGCCCAGACATGTACCAGCGCACGACGATGAGAATCGAGGTGGTggaatgggaagggaaaagcagcgCGGCCGGGAGCAGCGTGATGGAGTGCTTTGTGTACAGCACGACCACCTACCAGCCCGAGTGGGTCCAGCTGCCCTACCATGACAATTACGATTCCTCCGGGACTCACGGCCTCTCCTACGTGCTGCGCGAGAGCAGGGATTAA